One Oscillospiraceae bacterium DNA window includes the following coding sequences:
- the leuC gene encoding 3-isopropylmalate dehydratase large subunit: MGMTMTQKILAAHAGLDSVKPGQLIEANLDLVLGNDITSPVAINAFEGCGADSVFDNKRIALVLDHFVPNKDIKAAEQCRRTRGFAGKYDIKNFFDVGRMGIEHALLPEQGLVGPGDCIIGADSHTCTYGALGAFSTGVGSTDMAAGMISGKAWFKVPAAIKVVLKGKPTGFVCGKDVILHLIGTIGVDGALYKSLEFTGEGVSALSIEDRLCMANMAIEAGAKNGIFPVDDKTLAYEKGRFGREIKIYQADPDAVYERTVEIDLSTLRPTVSFPHLPDNTRTIDEAAGVKIDQAVIGSCTNGRMEDMRAAAALLKGRKVADGVRCIVIPATQKIYLQCIREGLIETFIEAGAVVSTPTCGPCLGGYMGILGKGERAVSTTNRNFVGRMGHVESEVYLASPAVAAASAITGVLTDPAKL; encoded by the coding sequence ATGGGAATGACCATGACACAAAAGATCTTGGCGGCGCACGCCGGGCTTGACAGCGTGAAACCCGGCCAGCTGATTGAGGCAAATCTGGACCTGGTGCTGGGCAACGATATCACCAGCCCGGTCGCCATCAATGCGTTTGAGGGCTGTGGGGCTGACAGCGTCTTTGACAACAAACGCATCGCATTGGTGCTGGACCATTTTGTACCGAATAAGGATATCAAGGCTGCCGAGCAGTGCCGCCGTACCCGCGGCTTTGCTGGGAAGTACGATATCAAGAATTTCTTTGACGTGGGCAGAATGGGCATCGAGCACGCCCTGCTGCCAGAGCAGGGCCTTGTCGGCCCGGGCGACTGCATTATCGGCGCGGACAGCCACACCTGCACCTATGGCGCGCTGGGCGCGTTTTCTACCGGTGTGGGCAGCACCGACATGGCCGCCGGCATGATTTCGGGTAAGGCATGGTTTAAAGTGCCCGCGGCGATCAAGGTCGTACTGAAAGGAAAACCCACCGGCTTTGTCTGTGGTAAAGACGTCATTCTGCACTTGATTGGTACTATCGGGGTAGACGGCGCGCTGTACAAATCGCTGGAGTTTACCGGCGAGGGCGTGTCGGCGCTCTCTATTGAAGACCGCCTGTGTATGGCCAACATGGCCATTGAGGCCGGCGCGAAAAACGGCATTTTTCCGGTAGATGACAAGACCCTGGCGTACGAAAAAGGGCGCTTTGGGCGCGAAATTAAAATTTATCAGGCAGACCCCGACGCCGTGTACGAGCGCACGGTCGAAATCGACCTTTCCACGCTGCGGCCAACGGTCAGCTTTCCGCACCTGCCGGACAACACCCGCACCATTGACGAGGCGGCCGGCGTAAAAATTGACCAGGCGGTCATCGGCTCGTGCACCAACGGCCGCATGGAGGACATGCGCGCTGCGGCGGCGCTTTTAAAGGGCCGCAAAGTGGCCGATGGTGTTCGCTGTATTGTCATTCCGGCTACACAAAAGATTTACCTGCAGTGCATCCGCGAGGGCCTGATCGAGACCTTTATCGAGGCGGGGGCCGTGGTCAGCACACCGACCTGCGGGCCGTGCCTGGGTGGCTACATGGGCATTTTGGGCAAGGGCGAGCGCGCGGTCTCTACCACCAACCGCAACTTTGTCGGCCGCATGGGCCATGTGGAGAGCGAAGTTTATCTGGCGAGCCCGGCTGTGGCGGCGGCGAGCGCCATTACCGGCGTGCTGACCGACCCGGCAAAGCTGTAA
- a CDS encoding Crp/Fnr family transcriptional regulator, whose protein sequence is MKSNSLHFSAPAAGWSVLAKGQPLRTVPRGRIIYLQGEAGRRFYYLQKGRVRIFLISDEGSEKTVTEREPGSIFGEAAFLDGEPRTTCARTLTECQLAVIGQEELTALFQREPAFALQMLQTLAKTVRMLSQELDTISFLPADRRLAETLLALASPAGSVASSQEDLGALAGVTRITVNRVLHSFAQKGWVRLGYRSVQLLDRAALAAFSQSG, encoded by the coding sequence ATGAAATCAAACAGCCTGCATTTTTCCGCACCGGCGGCGGGGTGGTCCGTGCTGGCCAAAGGGCAGCCGCTGCGCACCGTACCGCGTGGGCGTATCATCTACCTGCAGGGGGAGGCCGGCCGCCGCTTCTACTATCTGCAAAAAGGGCGGGTGCGCATCTTTCTCATCTCTGACGAGGGCAGCGAAAAGACCGTGACCGAGCGCGAGCCGGGCAGCATTTTTGGCGAAGCCGCTTTCTTAGACGGCGAGCCGCGCACCACCTGCGCGCGCACCCTCACCGAATGCCAGCTGGCGGTGATTGGGCAGGAAGAGCTGACCGCCCTGTTTCAGCGCGAGCCTGCCTTTGCGCTGCAAATGCTGCAAACCCTGGCAAAGACCGTGCGTATGCTTTCGCAGGAGCTGGACACCATTTCCTTTCTGCCGGCAGACCGGCGCCTGGCCGAGACGCTGCTGGCGCTTGCGTCGCCCGCGGGCAGCGTGGCGAGCTCACAGGAAGACCTGGGCGCCCTTGCGGGGGTCACGCGCATTACAGTAAACCGCGTGCTGCACAGCTTTGCCCAAAAGGGCTGGGTCCGCCTAGGCTACCGCAGCGTGCAGCTGCTGGACCGCGCCGCGCTGGCTGCTTTTTCCCAAAGCGGCTGA